The nucleotide window GCCCGCCCGGCCTATACCGCAGCGGCGCAGGGCACCGGCCGGATGCTGGCCGAACGCGGCTGGCGGCTGGTCTATGGCGCGGGCGATGTCGGGCTGATGGGCGAGGTGGCGCGCGCGGCGCAGGCGGCGGGGGGCGAGACCTTCGGGGTGATCCCGGTCCATCTGCTGGGCAAGGAACGCGGCAAGCGCGACATCTCCACCTTCGTCGTGACCGAGACGATGCACGAGCGCAAGAAGGTCATGTACATGAATTCCGATGCCATCGTGGTGCTGCCCGGCGGCGCCGGCACACTGGACGAGCTGTTCGAGGTGGTGACCTGGCGGCAGATCGGCCTGCACAGCAAACCGATCTACCTGCTGAACACCGAAGGTTACTGGAACCCGCTGCTGGCGATGGCCGAAACCGTCATCGCCGAGGGCTTCGCCGAACGCTCGCTGGCCGAGTACATGGTCCCGGTCGCCAGCTTGGACGAGCTTGAAACCCGGCTGACCGGCGCGCTTGGCTAGGCCGGCATCCCGGCCAGATGGTCGGCAACGATCCTGGCGATCTCGGATGTCGGGTGGCCGGTCAGCGTCTTGGGCAGTTCGGCCACCACCGCGCCCGCCAGCGCCGGCCCCATCGCCGCCCGCAGGCTTCCCAGCATCTGCGGCGGCGCGGCCAGCACCAGCCGCTTCATCTCGCCGGCCTCCAGCCGCGCCCCCAGATCGGCGGCAAGGTCCCGGGCGAAGCCCTCTTCCGCCAGCCGGTGAAAGTCGGTCTGTTCCATCGCGGAGCGGGGCGCCGGCCCGGGGCCGTCCATCCGCCCCGGCTGATCCGTGCCCTGCTCGCGCGTTGGCGGGTTGTCGATCGCCATCTTCTCCACCACGCGCAGCTGCGGCGCCTCGGCGGTTCCGGTATTCTCCAGCAGCAGCGCCTTGGCGCCGTCGGCCACCACCACCCAGGTTCCGGTTGTCAGAAACAGCATCACGATCCTCCATTTGCAGGGCGCCGTCGAACGGCGGCTCTCCCTTCACATAGGTATCTTTTGCGCCGCTGCCCGCCCCGCGGCCCCCTTGCGGCAAAAATCCGCAGGCAGAACGCAAAAGGCCCGCCACGAGGGGCGGGCCTTTCGGAAGGTTGCTTCGAACAGATTACATGCGCGAGGCGACGTTTTCCCAGTTCACCAGCTTGTCGAGGAAGTTGGTCAGGTAGGCCGGGCGCTTGTTGCGGAAGTCGATGTAATAGGAATGCTCCCACACATCGCAGCCCAGCAGCGCGGTCTGGCCAAAGCACAGCGGGTTCACGCCATTCTCGGTCTTGGTGATCTTCAGGCTGCCATCGGCATCCTTCACCAGCCAGGCCCAGCCAGAGCCGAACTGGCCCGCACCGGCGGCGGCGAAGTCTTCCTTGAACTTGGCGACAGAGCCGAACGCCTCGGTCAGCGCCTTTTCCAGATCGCCGGGCATTCCGGTCTCGCCCGGGCCCATCATCTCCCAGAACTGGGCGTGGTTCCAGTGCTGGCTGGCATTGTTGAAGATGCCGTTCTGCGCCACGGCGCCCGGCTGGTAGGTGCCCTTGACGATCTCTTCGACCGTCTTGCCCTCCCATTCGGTGCCGGCGATCAGCTTGTTGCCGTTGTCGACATAGGCCTTGTGGTGAAGGTCGTGGTGGTATTCCAGCGTCTCTTTGGACATGCCAAGCGATGCCAGCGCATCATGGGCATAGGGAAGATCGGGAAGGGTGAAAGCCATCTTGTCGGTCCTTTCGCGCGGGGGATTGTTACGGTCTATAGAGGCGCCCGCCGCTGCAAGGTCAAGGGCAGAGCCGCCAGAATCTCGGCGCGATCCCGCCCGCGAGGCTCAGCCCGCGAACAGCTCCGATCCCGGCCGCGCGGCGTTTTCCAGCACGCCGAAGGCATAGGAGGCGACAGAGCGGAAGCAGACAAGGCTGTACTCCTCGGGGCCCGACTGCCACAGCGCGGCGGCGATCTGGCCCAGCCTCGTGCGGCGCAGCTCATCCCCTTCCAGCGCGGCGAAATCCACCGGCGCCAGCTTCATCAGCACCTGCGCCGCCTTCGGGCCGGCGACCCGGAAGCTCGCCCGCGCATCCGACACATCGACAGCCAGCGCGTGCTGCCCCGCCAGCGCCACCGTCAGCCGGTCCACCACGCCCGGCGCAGCCTCATAGGGGCCGGTCAGCAGCAGTTCATCGGGCGACATCCAGCTTGCGGACCAATCCCCCGCGACCACCCGCCGCCGCTGCCCCGGCACCGCGCAGCCCGTCGCTGCCAGAACCGCCGCCGCGATCTCGGGGGAGGAAAGGTCGCCGCGCAGGGTGACCATGCCGGCCAGACCGCACTCTGTCACAGTTGAGAAACCACTGTAGCTTCGCCCTGCAACTACGCTGATTTGCTCAGACATTCTGCTTCTCCCCGTCCTTGTCGTAGAAGACCTGATCCACGATCCGCGCCTGCACGACCTTGCCGTCATCCACCGGGAAGTCCAGCACCTCGCCCATCCGGCTTGGCCCGTTCAGCACCAGCCCCATCGCAATCCCCGCCTTCAGCATCGGCGAGTAATAGGTCGAGGTGACACGCCCCTGCGTGCGCCGCTGGCCATTGGCGTTCAGGCCCTCGGCCACCGCCAGCGCGCCATCGGGCAGCACCGATCCGTCCAGCGTCTGCAGGCCCACCAGCTTCCAGCGGGCCGGATCGGCCATATGACTGCGCTCCTGCGCGCGCTTGCCCAGATAGTCGGGCTTCTTCTTGGAAATCGCCCAGCCAAGGCCCAGGTCCTGCGGGATCACCGTGCCGTCGGTCTCGTCCCCGATCATGATGAAGCCCTTCTCGGCGCGCAGCACATGCAGCGCCTCGGTCCCGTAGGGCATCGCCCCGAACTCGGCCCCCGCCGCCACGCAGGCCTGCCAGAAGGCAAGCCCTTCCGAGGCGGGCACCGCAACCTCGAAGCTCAGCTCGCCCGAGAAGCTGATGCGGAACACCCGCGCCCGGAAGCCACCAAGCGTACCCTCGGCGTAAGTCATGAACGGCAGCGCCTCGCGGCTGACATCCATGCCGCCGAGCTTCTCCAGCAGCAGCCGCGCCTTGGGGCCGACAATGGCGACCTGCGCGAATTGCTCGGTCAGGTTGGCGGTGTGGACCTTCCAGTCCCACCACTCGCATTGCAGCCAATCCTCCATATGCGCATGGATCCGGTCGGCGCCGCCGGTGGTGGTGTGGCACAGCCAGCTGTCCTCGGACAGCCGCACCACGACGCCATCGTCGATCAAAAAGCCGTTGTCGTTGCACATGAGGCCATAGCGGCACTTGCCCACCGGCAGGGTGGACATCACGCCGGTATAGAGCATGTCGAGGAACCGCCCCGCATCCGCCCCCTTCACCAGGATCTTGCCGAGGGTGGAGGCATCGAGCAGCCCGATATTGCTGCGGGTGTTGATGACCTCGCGGTTCACCGCCTCATGCGCCGTCTCGCCGCCGCGCTTGTAGCAATAGGGGCGGCGCCACTGGCCGACCGGTTCCCAATAGGCGCCCTGCGCCTCGTGCCAGTCATGCATCGGGGTCTGGCGCAGCGGCTGGAAGATCTCGCCGCGCGCCTCGGCGCCGATGGCCCCGAAGCTGATCGGGGTATAGGGCGGGCGGAAGGTGGTGGTGCCGGTTGCGGGAATCTCTTGATGCAGTGCATTAGAAAGCACCGCCAATCCATTGATATTGCTTAGTTTCCCCTGATCCGTCGCCATGCCCAGGGTGGTGTAGCGCTTGGTATGCTCCACACTCTCATACCCCTCGCGCGCGGCAAGCTGCACGTCCGAGACCTTCACGTCGTTCTGGTAGTCCAGCCACATCTTGGATTTCAGAGCGTTTCCAGCACCTTGCGGCATGATCCACACCGGCAGCATCGGCGCCTCCACCGGACCAGTCGCCTGCGGCGCCAGCCCCTCGCCGCCCGCGGCGGCATGGGCATCGGCGAGCACCGCCGCCGTCTGCAGCGCGCCAGAGGCGGCGCCGGCAGTCGCGGCAATCGGTTGCCCGGCATCGCCGGTGGGCGGGCGGGCGGCGTCGGGGCGGAACATCGAGGCGCCCGCGTCCCAGAGCAGCTTGCCACCGCAATGGCTCCACAGATGGACCACCGGCGACCAGCCGCCCGACATCGCCACCACGTCGCAGGCGATCTCTTCCAGCACGGCGCCTTCGCCCTCCTGCGCGCAGATGGCGACGCCGGTGACGCGCTTGGCGCCCTTCACCTTCGCAATGCCGCGGCCTTCGAGCACGCGGATGCCGCGGGCGCGGACCTGTGCCGGCAAATCGCCGGTGACCGAGGGCCGCGCGTCGATCACCGCCGCGACCACGAGGCCCGCATCGGCCAGCACCAGCGCGGTGCGATAGGCATCGTCGTTGTTGGTGACCACCACGGTGCGGTCGCCCGGGCTGACAGCCCAGTTCACCACGAAATCACGCACCGCCGAGGCGAGCATCACGCCCGGAATGTCGTTGCCGGCAAAGGACAGGGGCCGCTCGATGGCGCCGGTCGCGGTGATGACCTTGCCCGCGCGGATCCGCCAGAGCCGGTGCCGCGGCCGCCCGTCGCCGGGGGTGTGGTCGGCGACACGCTCATAGGCCAGCGCATAGCCGTGGTCGTAGAGGCCAGAGACCATCGTGCGCAGGCGCATCGTGACATTTGCCATGCCTTCAAGGGCTTGCACGGCGTTCTTCACCCAAAGATCCGCCGCCATCCCGTCGATGTCATCGCCATCCACCGGCGCCCGCCCGCCCCAATGCGCGGTCTGTTCCAGCAGGATGACCCGCTTGCCCGCACGCGCTGCGGTCAGCGCCGCGGTCAGCCCGGCAATGCCGCCGCCCGCCACCACCAGATCGGCGAAGGCATAGGCCTGCTCGTAGCGGTCGGCATCGGCGTCTTGCGGCACCTTGCCGAGGCCGGCGGACTGGCGGATGAACGGTTCATACACATGCTTCCAGAACGGCCGCGGCCAGAGGAACATCTTGTAATAGAAACCCGCGGGCAGGAAGCGCGAGAGATAGCCGTTCACCGCGCCGATGTCATACTCGAGGCTCGGCCAGTGGTTCTGGCTGATCGCGGTCAACCCCTCGAAGGTTTCGGTCGTGGTCACGCGCTGGTTCGGCTCGAACCGCGGACCCTGCCCGAGGCCGACCAGCGCATTCGGCTCCTCTGCGCCCGAGGCGAGGATGCCGCGCGGGCGGTGATACTTGAAGCTGCGCCCGACCAGCATCTGGTCATTGGCCAGAAGCGACGCCGCCAGCGTGTCGCCGGCAAAGCCGGTCATCGGCTTGCCATCGAAGCGGAAGGTGACGGGGGCGCGGCGGTCGATCAGCCGGCCGCCGCGGGACAGACGCGCGCTCATTTATAACCCTCCCAGCCGGGACGTTTCGCCGTGATCGCCGCAATGATGTGCTCGGGCGGTTCGGAGGTTTGCGCCGGGTAGGTGCCGAACACCTCCAGCGTGGCGGTGCAGCGGGCGGCGAGGAACCACTTGCCGCAGCCATAGGCATGGCGCCAACGCTCGAAATGCACGCCCTTGGGGTTCTTGCGCGCGAACATGTAGGCCTCGAACGCCTCATCCGTGTCGCCGGGACCATAGCGCTTGAGATGCGCCTCGCCGCCGGGGGAGAGCTCGGTTTCCTCGGCACGGATGCCGCAATGGGGGCAGGTGAGGGT belongs to Frigidibacter mobilis and includes:
- a CDS encoding TIGR00730 family Rossman fold protein, yielding MPKYTRSVCVFCGSRPGARPAYTAAAQGTGRMLAERGWRLVYGAGDVGLMGEVARAAQAAGGETFGVIPVHLLGKERGKRDISTFVVTETMHERKKVMYMNSDAIVVLPGGAGTLDELFEVVTWRQIGLHSKPIYLLNTEGYWNPLLAMAETVIAEGFAERSLAEYMVPVASLDELETRLTGALG
- a CDS encoding host attachment protein encodes the protein MLFLTTGTWVVVADGAKALLLENTGTAEAPQLRVVEKMAIDNPPTREQGTDQPGRMDGPGPAPRSAMEQTDFHRLAEEGFARDLAADLGARLEAGEMKRLVLAAPPQMLGSLRAAMGPALAGAVVAELPKTLTGHPTSEIARIVADHLAGMPA
- a CDS encoding sarcosine oxidase subunit gamma, whose amino-acid sequence is MSEQISVVAGRSYSGFSTVTECGLAGMVTLRGDLSSPEIAAAVLAATGCAVPGQRRRVVAGDWSASWMSPDELLLTGPYEAAPGVVDRLTVALAGQHALAVDVSDARASFRVAGPKAAQVLMKLAPVDFAALEGDELRRTRLGQIAAALWQSGPEEYSLVCFRSVASYAFGVLENAARPGSELFAG
- a CDS encoding sarcosine oxidase subunit alpha family protein translates to MSARLSRGGRLIDRRAPVTFRFDGKPMTGFAGDTLAASLLANDQMLVGRSFKYHRPRGILASGAEEPNALVGLGQGPRFEPNQRVTTTETFEGLTAISQNHWPSLEYDIGAVNGYLSRFLPAGFYYKMFLWPRPFWKHVYEPFIRQSAGLGKVPQDADADRYEQAYAFADLVVAGGGIAGLTAALTAARAGKRVILLEQTAHWGGRAPVDGDDIDGMAADLWVKNAVQALEGMANVTMRLRTMVSGLYDHGYALAYERVADHTPGDGRPRHRLWRIRAGKVITATGAIERPLSFAGNDIPGVMLASAVRDFVVNWAVSPGDRTVVVTNNDDAYRTALVLADAGLVVAAVIDARPSVTGDLPAQVRARGIRVLEGRGIAKVKGAKRVTGVAICAQEGEGAVLEEIACDVVAMSGGWSPVVHLWSHCGGKLLWDAGASMFRPDAARPPTGDAGQPIAATAGAASGALQTAAVLADAHAAAGGEGLAPQATGPVEAPMLPVWIMPQGAGNALKSKMWLDYQNDVKVSDVQLAAREGYESVEHTKRYTTLGMATDQGKLSNINGLAVLSNALHQEIPATGTTTFRPPYTPISFGAIGAEARGEIFQPLRQTPMHDWHEAQGAYWEPVGQWRRPYCYKRGGETAHEAVNREVINTRSNIGLLDASTLGKILVKGADAGRFLDMLYTGVMSTLPVGKCRYGLMCNDNGFLIDDGVVVRLSEDSWLCHTTTGGADRIHAHMEDWLQCEWWDWKVHTANLTEQFAQVAIVGPKARLLLEKLGGMDVSREALPFMTYAEGTLGGFRARVFRISFSGELSFEVAVPASEGLAFWQACVAAGAEFGAMPYGTEALHVLRAEKGFIMIGDETDGTVIPQDLGLGWAISKKKPDYLGKRAQERSHMADPARWKLVGLQTLDGSVLPDGALAVAEGLNANGQRRTQGRVTSTYYSPMLKAGIAMGLVLNGPSRMGEVLDFPVDDGKVVQARIVDQVFYDKDGEKQNV
- a CDS encoding superoxide dismutase — translated: MAFTLPDLPYAHDALASLGMSKETLEYHHDLHHKAYVDNGNKLIAGTEWEGKTVEEIVKGTYQPGAVAQNGIFNNASQHWNHAQFWEMMGPGETGMPGDLEKALTEAFGSVAKFKEDFAAAGAGQFGSGWAWLVKDADGSLKITKTENGVNPLCFGQTALLGCDVWEHSYYIDFRNKRPAYLTNFLDKLVNWENVASRM
- a CDS encoding sarcosine oxidase subunit delta, producing the protein MLTLTCPHCGIRAEETELSPGGEAHLKRYGPGDTDEAFEAYMFARKNPKGVHFERWRHAYGCGKWFLAARCTATLEVFGTYPAQTSEPPEHIIAAITAKRPGWEGYK